TAGATGCTTTTATGCCACACTGTGGTTAAGTCACTTTAATACTAATGTTCATTTACTTTTGCACTTAATGCACTGCTAAAATCAACATATCTGTATTAGAATTCCAGTTCCAAAATCACATTTAGTGCACAAAGTATAAATTATCTCTTCCCCGGCAAAAAAGGCTGGGAGAGTTAAAGCAAATGAAGTGACTGCATCCATGTGTTCCTCCCAGCTTCCAGGAGCTCGATCTGAGTAAAGAAGCCTTCTTTTTCAATGACACACCGAAGGAGGAAGAATGGTTCAAAGCTGTAACTGATAGTCTTCACCCAGACGCCAAATATGCAAAGGTACATGTGGCTTGTGGGGGGGAAGTCAGTTTTGAAACTTAAACCAGTTTCCAGTCAGACATCTTCTCGTGTTTGCTTTCCCCTGGTTTGTTTCCAGTGTGTCTGTCTCCTGTAGGTTTTTGCCGGGCCAGCAATGCTCAGTGTGGGTGGTATATAGCACTTTTATGCAAGGCTCCCAGACGTGGTCACACCCTCCTGAGAACATTTCCATAAGCAGTAGTAGTGAGAGCTAAGGACATTTGTGCCTCACGCTCTGGGTTAGAGAGGGGCATAATGGAGCAACCAGGCAAGTtgagttccctgctctgctgagaGGAGTGGATAGAAAGTGTCTTGGCACTTGCCAACATCTGCTCAGCAGCGCCACCAAGCAGTGAACTGTCCTGTTTAGGACTATTGCTCTAATTTTGTTTGAAGTTTGGCACCTGCTCCTTAAAATCCTTGCTCTGGCTTTTTCTTCTCACCTCCGATCCAGGCATGTACCTTCTTGGGGCTGCCTCTCCCCCAAGCAGTAATTTGGGGTATTTAGCTGCTTGCCCTGAGCAGGGCCAGTTACTCCTGTCCCATGTTGTGCTGCTGGAGCACCTCTGTGTGTGCCACGTGTCAGGTGGGTGGCTCCCTGGAAGAACAGTGTTGAAGCATTAATATTTTTGGTTGTTTACCCCACCCTGTTGTCAGCTCAAAGTATAAGGTTTTCCCCTGAGAAACAGTCCTGGCTATCGCAATGCCTTTGGCTTTCTCTTTCAGGTGAAGCTTATACGACTTGTTGGGATGATGCTGCTGTTATACGTGAAGGCAGACCATGCTCTGAATATCTCTGAGGTGGAAGCTGAGACAGTGGGGACTGGAATCATGGGGAGAATGGTAGGAATGCAGTGTGTGCATGGGCAGGTAGTGAGAGGTTGTCTTTGGGAGGGCCCTTAATACCTCTTTCCCTGGCCCTGAGTCACTATGACTGTTCCTGCAGCTAAAGGAGGCCTGGATGTGTCTGTCTCTCAGGGAGACACAGGGTGCTCTCAGGGCATGTAAGAGTGACGCAGAATCTCGCCTTTGGTACCTGCCTGATTGCATGTAGTGCTGGGCTGACTCTCGAGTTTGAAATTGGCATGGAAACCAGGCTGGGCTGTATGCATCTGCTCAGAAGAGCAGAGTTCAGTTCTCCTCTGGTAGATTTCATAAGCTTATTGAAGATGTGGACCACCTCTTTGCCCTTGGAACCTACCTTCCGGTAATCCCCCAGATGCTGCATGGTGAGGGCAGTTCTGAGCATGGCCCAAAGCTGCCTCGTCATCTTACAAAATATTCTTTATGGTTTGTCTTGAAAGAACCAGTTTGTTACTTGGCAGTTTTAATTACTTGCCAAAGCAGCCAACCTGCTTATTCTTAATGGTATAATCTGCTCTCATATGAGCCGTGTCCTGAATTGCAAATTGAATTCCATGCACCCTCCTGCTCTGCTTTGCTGCTGTTTGCATGGTGTACTATGCTAATACTTGCTGTCCCTCCCACAATGATGGAAGGGCATGGGCTGGCTCGCTCTCTGAGGTTTGTGTATATTTTACTTCGGGTTTTGAGCCTTTCTCtttcccctggagccagactgacTGTGCCAAAATCCTCTGGGCTGTCTAAACTGGGGTAACAGTAGTGGACATTAGTTCACCTGCAGTCCCAGGAAAACTCACAACCAGTCTCTCTTCCTGCCCACTAGGGTAACAAAGGTGGAGTTGCTATACGGTTCAGGTTCCACAACACCAGCGTGTGCGTTGTGAACTCTCACCTCGCAGCTCACACAGAGGAGTACGAGCGGAGGAACCAGGACTTCAGAGACATCTGCTCTCGGATGCAGTTCTGCCAGTCGGATCCAAACTTGCCACCCATTACTATAAACAAACATGAGTATGTTTCCAAGGTGTACATCCGTCGGATCACTACAGTTCACCGCttggcctctggctttgatgggaCAAGTGATGGGGCTTTATCAGGGTGGCTGGCTACACTTTCTGGTGTAAGCAattccctggcaggagcttgagAGGTGTGGTCAAGTAGTCTGAGAACAGGCCATGGAGCCAGGAACTTGTCAGTTCTAGTCCTAGCTTTGAAAACAGCTCCCTGTCACTGTCTCgctttccccatgtgtaaaacgGGGTGAATACATACTTCCCTCCCCAGGGAAGTAGTTTTTTTCATAGCGTGTTGGAAGATTAAAAGTACTATCAAAGTACTAAGGACTGCACTTGTCTGCAGCTGTCTCTTTTTTAGATCGATCCCAAAAGTAAGTTGTAAGTAAATACCTTGCCTAGtgcattgtctgtctgtcttgcgGTAACTAATTAGCATTCATGTAGGGCTTTCCTTCCATAGATGTGATAGCACTTTGGGGGTAGGTCAGAATCATTACCCTAGTTTTATGattggggggaaactgaggcacaggataacagtgacttgtccaaggtcacataatGAGTaagtggaagagctgggaatagtATTTGGGccacctgactcccagtccttcACAGTCTCTCATGCACATGTGCCCCTTTTCTAAATACAGATAAATGAAATTGCCTTGGAATGTTAAAGGGGATTAAAATTCAGATTTCTTGGCCTCCTGACTGAACAGGAGCCGGAAGGTGGCAGTTGGCTGGTGGGACTGTTTGTGCAGGAAGTGGTTGCTGTGTCTCTGCTATAGTGGCCTGTCAAACCTAGCCCCCGACTTCTTTCCTTTGTGCTAGTGAACCTTGGGAAACTTGTCCTTGATGAAATACCCCATTCTAGGGCATGAGGATGAAGCTAACATGCCAGATTGGCTCTTGGAAGCTCCAGACACGTTAATTTACTGTGCACTGTGCCTTGCTAAATGGCCCAGTAATATGGAGGCATGTTTTCTTCATGAGTTCTGAGTTTCCTTTATGTGCTTGTATCATGGCAGTGTTGCTAATTAAGTCTGCAGACAGAGCTAGATGCTAGGGTAGCCTTACTAGCATGGAGATACTGCAGAACTTGGCTTGGGATTAACTGGTTCCTAAACAGCTCAGCGCAGAGAGCACTGTGCCATTGGTATATTGCTGCACATACTAATGATGTGCAGCTGAATTTCTGcagaggtgcctggggcagcagtcTGTGGCTTGCTTAACCCACCCTTGCTCAGGAAGCTGTGGTTTCATCAGGCTTCCTCTTCACATGTGGCTGAGGCTGCCTGGTTCTGAGCACTGTCAGCAGGGTGAGATACAGGTGCTGCATGGGGGCACGGCAGCTGGGGCACACCTGTAGTAGACAGAGAAGCGCTTCTGGCTGCTTGTAGAGTCTACAATAGCTGACTCTGTCAAACAGGGATTTCAACCTTGTGTGCTGTCCTTACAGTGTCATCCTGTGGCTCGGGGACCTCAACTACAGGTTAGAGCCGCTGGGGTTGGAAAAGGTGAAGATGCACATTGAAAAGGAGGAGTTTCAAGATCTTTATCAATATGACCAGGTACAGACGTATCCTCCCAGAGGACAGGTGGGCCCCACATCCTATGCTCCTAGGAAAATGACTCCTCTTTAGTGGGAGACTTATGAAACTCTTGTTTGCTCTGAAAATCACCTGCACACTGGCCCTGACAGCATAGCTAACCCTGGCTTTCGGGGTTCGCAGCACCAACATGCATTAGAAGCTGCTTTTGGGATGGTTGGTTTGATGTCCGTGGAATGATCTGAAATGGCTGCTGTCCTTGCACATAAGAGTGTGAGCCAGGAGCAGCGGTCCCTCCCGTGGCTCAGTTGGCCTCAGCATGCACTTCGTACACCAGGTCACAATCTATCCACCTTCTTAATAGCTGGTTGTGGGGCAGAGCACCACAGCCTGGCAGGAGGAAGTCAGCCCATTGAGGTATTGGATATAAGGGCTGCTCAGAGAGTTAGGTAGTACTGCTTAGGTGAGTGTGAAAGCTACGCAGCTGATCAGTTACGCGTCCCTTGATTTGCTTGTCCAACATGGTTCTCATGAAGGTTTATGTGGgtgcccagctcctcctcctcctcctcctctgaagggTGGGCGTAGGTGTGTCTGTGCCCATAAATACCTGGGTTCCATCTCTCACCTAGAAAAAACATAAGTAGAGAAATGCTAATCTCCTAGTACTACAGTGAGGCCTACGATACATGAATCAACAAGACATTTGTGTATGTATATGCATTTTCACAATGGGTTTGATACAGGAATCTATGGGTGAAAATTCTCTCTGGTCTGTGTTacgcagaaggtcagactagatggtcataatagTCCCTCCTGGCCAGGAAATGTAAGACTCTGCATAATATACTATTATCACACTTCAAAAGTTCTAATATTAGAAAAATCTGCCATTTCCATTCCTGTGTCTATGGAGATTTCCTTTGGAAATGGCAGCACAGATGGGAGATGTGTGTATCCatgcacatacatgcacacactttTATCACTTTCACAGAATATGGTGCCCTTTCCCCCCACTCGGGACTCCAGAAGGACTTGTTTAAACAATTTAAGTTTTCATCTATTGGACTTTTTTCCCTACTAGTTGAAGAAGCAGATGGACGCGAAGGCTGTCTTTGATGGCTTTACAGAGGGAAAGATTACCTTCCAGCCAACCTACAAATATGACACTGGCTGTGATGACTGGGACACTAGGTATGCCATGTGTACAACCTCAGCCGTCATGTCATTCATGTCCATTAGCTCCTGTATGCATTGTTTAAAGCAGTAAAAACAAGTCTACACGAGCTTTTAGATCTAACAGACCTAAGGAAGTTAaagaatttctgatttttttttttccaaatgcttgTACAGATTTATATTCCACTTTTGGTGTGTGTGTCCAGCACACTTGGGCTGGAGACTTTTTTGGTCAGTGATACCCATTACTACTGGTGCTTACAGCTGAGGGTGTGAAGATTAGGGGCCTCCCCATCATCTTGCAGTTCCTTTTGTCTTCCTATAGCTACCAGTTGGAGCTTGCGGTCATGCCTCACAGCTTACTGTTATCAGCATAGCCTCTTGCTCTCTCTTTCACTTGCCAATTAAGACAGCTTTCTTAGCCTCAATAACATCTGCTAGGAGAGGAGCTGCAGGCTCTGATGGCAGGACCTCTGTGTATGGTTTTCTGTAAAGATAAAGTTTCATGAAGGCCTCATCTGAAATTGCTATCAGAAGTGGTGTcagattttcatttaaatcacATAATAAATCTATTGATGTTCTTTCTGAAACTGCCCGCTCATGAGGAGAAGAAGAGGTACAGGCATTGGACATTTGCAGAGCGCTCTTGTCTTATATTGACAGAACAAAGCTGTGTAGCTCCTGTCTAAGTCTTTGTGGCTCACACTGAACAGATGTGAGGACAAGCTGTTTCAGTGCAAAGATCTTCTCATGCATCAGGACTTGTTATGACTTAGCAAATGTGACATCTCCAGCAAGAATTACCACACGTTCTACCAAGGCTTGGGCTACCTCAGAGGCTTTCCTGAGAAAGGTTCCAATCGTGGACACTTGCAGAGCCGCTGCATGGTCCTCTGTACTTGCGTTTGCTCACAGTTATGCCATCATCAAAGCATCATCCAGAGCTGATGCAAACTTTGGAAAGAGTCTGTTACTGTTTCAGTTGACTCCGAGTCTCTACCACTAAAGGGGCATTGCCTAGGTATTACCTAAAATGGAATATACATGGATATAAGCACATGAAGAAGGAACAATTACTTACCTGTACAGTAGCTCTGGTTTTTTGAGGTATGCTCTACAAATATATATTCCGTGACCCTGCGTTTGATCCCTGCTACTTCAGATAACAGCAAGATTCCGGTGCAAAGGAATGGGTGAGCCGCCCCACCCTGCCCTTCATGCATTCTTTTGAAGATCTGAGGATACTCAAGGTATGTGCATCATCCCAGTGGGTACTGGTGACCAAAAGTCTCTGGCCGGAGTGTTCCGGGCATGCACACACCCTACAGTGGAATGCGTGTACAcaatcttgaagaaccacagttactgtacaGGAGAGTAACTGTTCTTTGAGTCCAATGCCAAGGTAAATCCTTGGACACGTTTTGGAAGACTGGGAATCCCATCACTAGGTTTGTGGGCACTTGTTCTGCCCCCTCTGCTCTGACTCGGATGTTTGCTGGATTTTTCCTACCCCCTGCCAGGAATAAACACTTGGATCTCCTTAGTTTTGAAGCTTCCAATGCATCACTTTCTTCCTTTTCAAACGGAATTTTGGATCTTTTGTTTGCTGATGCCCAGTAGAATCCTGCCTGGCTTGGCTTGACTTGTCATAGAGAGGGCTTTCTGACTGCAGATACCTATGCGCATCCCCCAAAAAGACTGCTGGATGCAGATGTTCTTCATATATGTTCTGGCTGGATTGTAGATTCTGGCTGCAAGAGTCAGAATGTTTGATTCTGCTCAATGGTGTTAAAGGAGAAATGTTAAGAGGAAAATTTAATCTAAAAACTGggagctttcttgctttttccaAAGTCCCTCCAGTCTGAAGCAATTCAGGATAGTCTCTAAATGCTGCTTCTCATATAATGTCGAAGGGAGGGGGGAACTTGCTCCCCTTAACAAGAACAAAGGTGGCTTATGGTACAGAAATACGTAGACAGAAACACCCACCCTCTGCAGCTTTGCACTGAGATTGTTTGTTTGGAAACAAGCTGCAGGCCCTGGTAGAGCACAGGCTAAACCTCTGCCACTGGAGAGATGCTCGTTCCTGTCAAAGTTCTAATCTGCCTTGCGCTGTTACCTCCCCCTAGACTGTCTTCTGGGAAAGCTTTAATTGTGGCTTCCTGTTTTAGTGAGAAGTGTCGTGCCCCAGCCTGGTGTGATCGGATCCTCTGGAAAGGGAAGAATATTTCTCAGCTGAGCTATCGCAGCCACATGACTTTGAAAAACAGTGACCATAAGCCAGTGAGCTCCATTTTTGACATTGGGGTAGGTGCACCATTATTCATAGTAGTAACAATGCTAACCCTCTCCCTAAGGCAGTCACAGCAGCCAGCCATACTGATTCTTTCTCTTCTCTTATAAGCTATTGCTCTGTGTTTGTGCTTCCTATAGCTTGGCCCTGATAACAATGCCCTGAGATGGGACCATTGTTCTCAGTAAAATACAGGTGCGACTGAGCCTGTTGCTCCTGGCAAGATGCAGGTGAGCTCATCCATGAGCAGAAATAAGTAGTTGTTCATGAATATCTCCTTATGCtttgtttcctcctttttatCTATTTCCCTGGAAACTTGCAGCGTTTACGTCAGCAGACAGGAGTGTAATTCGCTGCCAGACTTTAACAAACCAATCCCAATGCAGGCTGGCTGATTTTATCTGCTAGATAGAGCAGCCTTCCACAAAGCCACAAGCCTGCCCAGCAGTGGGCAGAGGTTGGGTCAGAGAGGTACGCTTTCCTGCATTGTATGCATTCTTTGGTAAAGGCTGGAAACTGGTTCCATTTTAACTTGCTTTTGGTAATAAATCTGCAGTAATTTTCCATGTGTTTTACCTGCGCTTCTGTATTCCAGCCTTCTTTAAAAGCAGGTTGCTCCATATGTTTCAGACTGTTACAATTCTCCTGCAGAGACACAGTAAATGCCCATTGATGAGGTGTCTCCCCCTTTCAGGTGAAGGTTGTGAATGAGGAGCTGTACCGAAAAGCCTTTGAGGAAATAGTGCGCTCATTGGATAAAATGGAGAATGCCAGCATCCCATCAGTGATCCTTTCCCAGAGGGAGGTAGGACATACTCCCATACTTCCCCTCGCAGGGCCATCAGTTCAAAGGAGAAATGAATCCTAGAACCAAGAGGTAGTCCAGTGTAATTGTTAGCACCGGGGGCTGCGAGTCAGGACTTGTAGGGGCTATTCCTGGGAAGTTTAGTAAATAGAAGAATAAGCATGGAACTGGCGATAAGGAGCTCTGTAGTTCTAATCCTGGGTTTGCTGCAGAGTCATGGTGAGGCCCAAAGCAAGTCACTATCCCGTTCAGCCTCCCTTTGCCCCTCTGTGAATGAGAATCCTGACCCAAGCCTGCTAAAAGGCTCTGGGATCCAAGATGTAAAGCAATTGGTACCAGTGAGTGCAGAGTAGAATGCTCACTATTTGTATAGTGAATTATAAAATTCTGCTGCTTGCACAGATGTTCCATAGCTGCTGGGAACAGGTACTTTCCATTCAAAAACCCAAACAGTCACCACCACCCTGCACTACCCAACTGGGGCGTGGAGAGAATAACTGTACCCCtcactttaacttttttttaaaaacaaaaaacctaataAATCCCAAACTAGTGAGACCTTTGGAGAAGGTGACTGCGTGAATGTCTCTGCTTGGAGTGCTGGATACCAGAAAATCTATTCAAATGGAGCATTTAAGGTCCCCTGTGTAGCTctagcttcagtggagttacgccagcaatgaatttgtccCACAAGGCTGATTGGCGCACGTGACCTGGGTTCCTGGGAAACACACAGCTTGGGCTGGTCACAGTTAACGTCAGGAGCTGGGTGTTTAATGTTCAGGCATGGCTGATAGATCATTAACTAATGATTTAAGTAGCTGAGATGCATGGATGTTCTAGGGGAAGACCTTTCCCTGCTCTTTGAGGAAGTTGCTGGCGGTGGGCGGTGATGGAGAAGCAAGAGGTGATGACGCTGCAATATTTGTTCCTAGTTCTTCTTCAAGGATGTGAAGTACATGCAGCTGCAGGTGGAGACCTTTACTATCTGTAATGGACAAGTGCCttgccagtttgaattcatcaaCAAACTGGATGAAGACGACTACTGCAAAGAGTGGCTGATTGCCAACCCCAGTAAGGGCTTTCTGTTACCAGGTGACTGACTCTTCCAGAAGATTCTGCTTCTAAGTACTTATCCCATATTAATAAACCAGTGTCTTGCTTGTTTCTGTTTGGAGTTTGTCCTGGCCCCTGTATTAATCTGCCATTTGCTAGGACTTGTCAGTTTCATGACTGTATTTACTGAGCATATGTTTATTTTCTTCCTGCAGGTTCTGAAATGACTATCGAATTGGAACTGTTTGTTAATAAATCAATAGCTACACGTTTGAACTCCGGGGAAGAGAAACTCGAAGACATTCTGATTTTGCACCTTGACAGGGGGAAGGATTATTTCCTGTCTGTGTTGGGAAATTACCTGCCTAGCTGCTTTGGGTCTCCGATCCAGACACTGTGTTACATGAGAGAACCTATCCGGGACATGTCAGCAGAGTCCATTCGAGAACTGGTAGGTTAGTGAGGGAGCTGAAGATCTTTGAGAAGCTTGCCTTTCCAAGTCCAGTAGAACCCCCACTCAGTGCCAGGCTATTAAAACCTCCAGTTGCCCCCTTGTCTCATAGTGTTAATGGGCATTCTCCCAATTTCCTTTTATTGCTATTATGGGGTTTATCTCCAATAATCATGTTGACACCACCTATTCCCTTAATCCCAGAAGGGGCTGGCTTGGTTGATGCAGCTTCTGTTCTCTGATGTGGTACACCTAGGCTCTTTGAGCTCACTGAGTTCCATGCAGAATGTTAAAAAATGAGGTTCTATCTGCTCTTGCCTGGtgttaaagatcccatggcacttttcctATGAGTAGAGATCTACCTCAGTGTCAGGGGCCTTCTCCTGATTGGTGTGCATTTGGTGCCCATTTGTTATTTCATTTAGGGGGTGCCATACtggaaatgtgtgtgtggtgtgtgtatgtgaagcAGTTTGCCATCCTTTCAGGTGCGGGTACTGTACTGTGTGTGCTGTATTAGTCTATACTCAGACCAGTTTGTGAGGCTGCCCTACTCTGTAATGTTCCTTAACTCTGACTCCTCTGTCTCTCACTCTTAGTGCTTTGCAGACTTCAGTAAGAGTCTGGCTTGCTCCTTTGCAGACCCTGCTGCCGCTACAGACGACTCATGACATTTTTCGGGATGAGAAGCCATTGGACATCCCCAAAGAGCTGTGGATGATGGTGGATCATCTGTACCGCAATGCTTCCCAGCAGGTAGGCAGTGTCTGCATTTGAGAAGCCGCCCTTTGTCCTGCCAGACACTTAGCTGAGTTTTGAAGAACATCATGGAAATTAACAGCTTTTGTTGATGCTAGCAGTGTGGACTCTAGCCAGAAGTGGGAAAAGTCCCTTCTAGCAAGTGTAAGGAGATTTACGTGACAAGAGGCACGAGCCCCTTGAATGCACTGAGTATGAAGGAGACTGGCTTTGTGTAAAGATCCAAGTAATGCATGTCAGCAGCTGTTTTCCTTTGCTTTGTTTCATACTGCAATACAGTAACCTGGACTAGAACGTTTGACAATGTGgcgctgtgatgcagtagggactgtctgtgtggggagtgggagagcaggggaggactttaggggatggacaatgccagggcctgtaacctgagctaggtaagggaggggaaaggtcaacacctttgcccgggaaggggatggcaggagggaagcagtttgagtttgggcttggggctggatgggcggaattcagggtatcctagctaggatccaagcaccctgaaagcccagaaggactcgatggaggggtcctgactgtgcctgcaagccctgctgtaacctgtgttcctgttgtccaataaaccttctgttttactggctggctaagagtcactgtgggtcccaggaagaggggtgcagggccggactcccccacactccgtgacaactggtggcagtggtgggatatactgcaccccgtggacggcgcttcctgtagtaagtgactggggagcagtaaaacgaaggggttattaacccctgggagtgtgtgcccagtgagaaggactttgcagtaacagggtcccccgggggattgcagcgagcggtcccggggcggaggagtctgcagctcgaccctggtagagaggtggtgacctcaagaagggctggtgcactaggggtccccctggaaaccatggggagcggcgagcaccccagcctgtgagtggccagcaggaagatgtatgccaagcagcgcaagtgcgacctgctgaagctgtgcaagcagagggggctgcgctcggggaggctcagcaaggaccagctgattgcccagctggaggagggagaccacatgaatgaacggagccctgtctctgagggaagcagccgggcagatgcagcgcaggcaccagggtctgtccccgctgggagtggtcagccggcggacaaGGGCTTCCCGAGactcccccttcctaggcctaaggggagggcgaggaggagcccagtgtgtaccgagggcaccgtgacacccccggccagcaggggatcctcccggcgacgctcaccccccagcaggggatcctcccggtgaCTCTCGGCATCcatggagcggatgcggctggaatatgaaagggagctgagacaggaggagctcgagttaaagaggcaagagctggaggagaaggcgaaacagcgtaaccataagcgggaggagaaggagaaacagcgtaaacatgagctggacctggcccagctgaggagcagtgaggccccggctgcggtgagtgaggggggacccaagcctacaaagagctttgataagcacttgctgccccggcataaggagggggaggacatagataccttcctgacggcctttgagaatgcctgcgagctgcacagggttgaccctgcagacaggatcgcagttctcacccccttactggactccacagccgtggaggtgtacagccgactgaaaggggcggaggcaggggactacgaactgttcaaacaggccctgctccgtgagtttgggctgactcctgagatgtaccgggaaaagttccggagccagcgtaaaactcGTGAGGTCACATaactacaactggtcaaccgggcgcaggggtatgcccgcaggtggacagctggggcccaaactaaagaggacctgcttgacctattcatactggagcacctgtacgagcagtgcccgtccgacttgaggctgtggttgatggaccagaagccggagaacccacagcacgcaggccagctggccgaccaatttgtggacagttgggcaggggatggcagggaggagtctcgaaggagcaggcctgcctcaacgcagagagagagtcatcatgggacctcccaaagggggcctatggagaaccccccaaaaggggaacatccagcggcaggtccctccgacccactcaaggggacccatgagacatgggctgctatcgctgtggccaacgaggccacatacgggcccagtgccccaagctagggacagaccaagcagacccaacccgcagagggtggactgggtaaaaacccaatcggaggaggggctacattcccaggaaaggggggctggcaacataccacctgtggatgctccgggtttttggtttaccgggtgggcggggggctgcccctccggaaagagtgcattgtttccctggaggtagatgggaggaatgtcactgggtactgggatacgggcgcagaggtgacgctggcccggcccgaggtggtggcctcagatcggatggtgcccgacacctacctgaccctgatgggcgtgggcgggaccccattcaaggtgcccgtggcaagggtacacctgaaatggggggccaagaagggccccaaggatgtgggggtacaccgatatttgcccactgacgtgttaatgggaggggacctcgaggactggcctagtaacacccagagtgccctggtcgtgactcgtagtcagagtcggcaaagggcactgcaccccgacaacggggaaggtactcgacccgaggtgcaggaccctaacccagggagcggggaacgcccaggggcatggttcagagaggctgcggcctcagacccagccagcaagagagagccggtccccatccctgtcccagctgctgagttccaggccgagttgcagaaagatccctccttgcggaagcccagggaccgggctgaccttagtgcgatacagaccatgaggagaggttgcaaggagaggttcctgtgggagaaggggttcctgtactgagaatgggctcccccaggggaagtagagtcatgggggatcaggaggcagctggtggttccccagaagttttgtcacaagctgctgtacctggcccatgacatccctctcgcagggcaccagggaatccggcgcattaggcagaggctgctatagaacttttactggcctgggggtcttgacccatgtccgacagtactgccaatcctgtgacccctgccagagggtggggaaggcccgggacaaggggaaagcagctttgaggcctttacccatc
This region of Gopherus flavomarginatus isolate rGopFla2 chromosome 22, rGopFla2.mat.asm, whole genome shotgun sequence genomic DNA includes:
- the INPP5B gene encoding type II inositol 1,4,5-trisphosphate 5-phosphatase isoform X1; protein product: MDQSVAIQETLADGQTCLIAVQGILASEESVESRLLGLVRTHGEHALFLYTHRRMALTAEDVCLERVVPITEGFAAEEVTPDSDLHIIGSDVTVQISSEDAQLVVRLPFGSHTRMFLQEISRCRPAVVRSGDINENENNLVVSHSWSHNSDDKATPRPSKSKMDVTAEIVQSSSGMVSDNACILSEQKFGLRDTIVKSQLVLKEDSYTYLQNFRFFIGTYNVNGQSPKESLLPWLSHDVEPPDVYCVGFQELDLSKEAFFFNDTPKEEEWFKAVTDSLHPDAKYAKVKLIRLVGMMLLLYVKADHALNISEVEAETVGTGIMGRMGNKGGVAIRFRFHNTSVCVVNSHLAAHTEEYERRNQDFRDICSRMQFCQSDPNLPPITINKHDVILWLGDLNYRLEPLGLEKVKMHIEKEEFQDLYQYDQVQTYPPRGQLKKQMDAKAVFDGFTEGKITFQPTYKYDTGCDDWDTSEKCRAPAWCDRILWKGKNISQLSYRSHMTLKNSDHKPVSSIFDIGVKVVNEELYRKAFEEIVRSLDKMENASIPSVILSQREFFFKDVKYMQLQVETFTICNGQVPCQFEFINKLDEDDYCKEWLIANPSKGFLLPGSEMTIELELFVNKSIATRLNSGEEKLEDILILHLDRGKDYFLSVLGNYLPSCFGSPIQTLCYMREPIRDMSAESIRELTLLPLQTTHDIFRDEKPLDIPKELWMMVDHLYRNASQQEDLFQQPGLRSEFEQIRDCLDTAMLDTLLGSNHSVAEALLLFLESLPEPVICYSLYNNCLNCANSYTLSRQVVSMLPMCHKNVFNYLMAFLRELLKNSGKNHLDVNILASIFGGLLLRPPPQHPTPDVTEKRKAQQFIEQFLLREGNSP
- the INPP5B gene encoding type II inositol 1,4,5-trisphosphate 5-phosphatase isoform X2: MDQSVAIQETLADGQTCLIAVQGILASEESVESRLLGLVRTHGEHALFLYTHRRMALTAEDVCLERVVPITEGFAAEEVTPDSDLHIIGSDVTVQISSEDAQLVVRLPFGSHTRMFLQEISRCRPVVRSGDINENENNLVVSHSWSHNSDDKATPRPSKSKMDVTAEIVQSSSGMVSDNACILSEQKFGLRDTIVKSQLVLKEDSYTYLQNFRFFIGTYNVNGQSPKESLLPWLSHDVEPPDVYCVGFQELDLSKEAFFFNDTPKEEEWFKAVTDSLHPDAKYAKVKLIRLVGMMLLLYVKADHALNISEVEAETVGTGIMGRMGNKGGVAIRFRFHNTSVCVVNSHLAAHTEEYERRNQDFRDICSRMQFCQSDPNLPPITINKHDVILWLGDLNYRLEPLGLEKVKMHIEKEEFQDLYQYDQVQTYPPRGQLKKQMDAKAVFDGFTEGKITFQPTYKYDTGCDDWDTSEKCRAPAWCDRILWKGKNISQLSYRSHMTLKNSDHKPVSSIFDIGVKVVNEELYRKAFEEIVRSLDKMENASIPSVILSQREFFFKDVKYMQLQVETFTICNGQVPCQFEFINKLDEDDYCKEWLIANPSKGFLLPGSEMTIELELFVNKSIATRLNSGEEKLEDILILHLDRGKDYFLSVLGNYLPSCFGSPIQTLCYMREPIRDMSAESIRELTLLPLQTTHDIFRDEKPLDIPKELWMMVDHLYRNASQQEDLFQQPGLRSEFEQIRDCLDTAMLDTLLGSNHSVAEALLLFLESLPEPVICYSLYNNCLNCANSYTLSRQVVSMLPMCHKNVFNYLMAFLRELLKNSGKNHLDVNILASIFGGLLLRPPPQHPTPDVTEKRKAQQFIEQFLLREGNSP